Proteins from a single region of Anastrepha ludens isolate Willacy chromosome 5, idAnaLude1.1, whole genome shotgun sequence:
- the LOC128865447 gene encoding DNA polymerase delta subunit 3, translated as MCAAKLKEALNDCLINFDCRVLLTDLINEYHMPIEEVSSILTDYLSRQEKEGVKYVKRYVVHGAEAGDSNKEIFKIVQGESKLDEWLNKLKDSESSLYSVEVAGGAKAPAEDLKPVAWCAIKLENLEVRESRPKHINGNTANTTNVSAAVKVDTKKETKSVKGIAGAFAKTEPNISKTDAVSHAGASTSKISSEDNKKVSPQNSKSKNDEDVKKMSQKSNEQKKLSPKDKKTAAVASGQKGIGNFFAPKGKDAPTSLNKTETAVVREKSPKKLNDFFKKQADKPTTSKEAPKKAEKKSNTSKEASKKAEEKSNTSVQLFSEDEDVEDKKIIEKKEKMVEVLVESSDEEEELNKMRRRVEETDKEEAATSSRKRLRIEDSDDEDAEDEDNKQPQKKQEKLDEAVSADVQDSPPKSETYLDEDGFVITVKSKKPSSKPKATTSSRQKTPAKTSPKESKPKQTPAAAPKTKQGNIMSFFKKK; from the coding sequence atgtgcgCTGCTAAATTGAAAGAAGCGCTAAACGATTGCCTAATAAATTTCGATTGTCGTGTACTATTAACGGATTTGATAAATGAATATCATATGCCAATTGAGGAAGTGAGTAGCATTCTAACTGACTACTTGAGTCGCCAAGAGAAAGAAGGCGTTAAATATGTGAAACGATATGTTGTGCATGGGGCAGAAGCCGGCGattcaaataaagaaatatttaaaatagtgCAGGGCGAGTCAAAATTAGATGAAtggttaaacaaattaaaagattCTGAATCTTCGCTCTACTCGGTGGAGGTAGCAGGTGGCGCGAAAGCGCCGGCGGAGGACTTGAAACCGGTAGCATGGTGCGCCATTAAGTTGGAAAACTTGGAAGTGCGTGAAAGTAGACCTAAACATATAAATGGGAATACAGCTAATACGACTAATGTTAGCGCTGCTGTTAAAGTGGAcacgaaaaaagaaacaaaatcagtTAAAGGCATTGCAGGCGCTTTTGCCAAAACTGAACCGAACATTAGCAAAACTGACGCCGTTTCTCATGCTGGTGCATCTACTTCAAAAATCTCATCGGAAGACAACAAAAAAGTCTCGCCGCAAAATAGCAAAAGTAAAAATGATGAAGACGTAAAGAAAATGTCACAAAAATCTAACGAGCAAAAGAAACTTTCgccaaaagacaaaaaaaccgCAGCAGTAGCCAGTGGTCAAAAAGGCATTGGTAATTTCTTTGCGCCAAAGGGCAAAGACGCGCCTACTTCCCTCAATAAAACTGAAACTGCAGTTGTACGTGAAAAATCGCCAAAGAAATTGAACGACTTCTTCAAAAAGCAAGCTGATAAACCCACTACTTCTAAAGAAGCACCTAAGAAGGCagagaagaaatcaaatacttcTAAAGAAGCATCTAAGAAAGCAGAGGAGAAATCAAATACTTCCGTGCAGCTATTCTCGGAGGATGAAGATGTGGAAGAtaagaaaattatagaaaagaaagagaaaatggTTGAAGTTTTAGTGGAGTCTTCTGACGAGGAGGAAGAGTTAAATAAGATGAGACGCAGAGTGGAAGAGACTGATAAGgaagaagcagcaacaagcAGTCGCAAACGCTTACGGATCGAAGATTCAGATGATGAGGATGCAGAAGATGAAGATAATAAGCAACCGCAAAAGAAGCAAGAGAAATTGGACGAAGCGGTATCGGCAGATGTACAGGACTCGCCGCCAAAGTCAGAGACATATTTGGATGAGGATGGCTTTGTTATAACCGTTAAGTCAAAAAAACCAAGCTCGAAACCGAAAGCGACAACTTCTTCACGTCAAAAGACGCCAGCCAAAACGAGTCCAAAAGAAAGTAAACCGAAGCAAACTCCGGCGGCAGCTCCTAAGACGAAACAAGGGAATATAATGAGTTTCTTTAAGAAAAAGTAG
- the LOC128865446 gene encoding beta-1,4-glucuronyltransferase 1 yields MVRFEPLGQKMFTRRNWLLRCSILINIIVILYICSHVMIGNGSGFNGGSTFFIQERGVEPSNTQLPNNEPLVGDKLQSALPPPAASSDLQPAPPGSNDSGGSIAAPAAPSEIVASPAQNHTNSASGSSAAGALVGNIGGGAPEGAAFMNSSITEGYIVTGDEKDLNERLETLLNCYNRDYNPEVLQRGDFWVLKNYVRADHGALKCTETITYTTHADYSFLDNLIPLLERWNAPVSIALHTPGTDYQPTVDSIKYLRDCLPESHLVRAFTTFHLYFSTKHIPKQVMKQADVLKTPYNCTIPPPYFNISSGHLYKSQKKLLYPVNVGRNIARDAALTHFILASDIELYPNPGLVKKFLEMIARNEAYLHRKAPRVFPLPIFEVEANVSVPHDKTELQEYLRTGKAIPFHKRVCASCHGVPQSKEWMAANETEELSVFHIGKRTGYFRHWEPIYIGTNADPHYDERLSWEGKSDKMTQGYALCVLDYEFHILDNAFLVHKPGIKVIQKDKRRAMLAGKTNQLITKIIYPELKIMYGVRQGCNV; encoded by the exons ATGGTGCGTTTCGAACCTTTAGGCCAGAAAATGTTCACACGGCGCAATTGGCTGCTCCGCTGTAGCATACTCATCAATATTATTGTCATCCTCTACATATGCAGTCACGTCATGATTGGCAATGGTAGCGGTTTTAATGGAGGCAGCACATTCTTTATACAGGAACGAGGAGTGGAGCCCTCGAATACGCAACTACCGAATAAT gAGCCACTTGTAGGCGATAAGCTACAATCGGCACTGCCACCACCAGCCGCATCTAGTGATCTGCAACCGGCGCCGCCAGGGTCCAATGATTCTGGAGGCTCTATAGCGGCGCCTGCTGCGCCAAGCGAAATAGTCGCATCACCTGCACAAAATCACACGAATAGCGCTTCCGGCAGTTCGGCAGCCGGTGCTCTGGTGGGTAATATTGGTGGTGGCGCTCCAGAAGGAGCAGCATTCATGAATAGTTCTATTACCGAGGGTTATATTGTTACCGGTGATGAAAAGGATTTGAATGAACGGCTGGAAACTCTACTGAATTGTTACAATCGTGACTACAATCCAGAGGTTTTGCAGCGTGGTGACTTCTGGGTGCTCAAGAATTACGTGCGCGCCGATCATGGCGCGTTAAAGTGCACCGAAACAATCACATACACAACGCATGCCGATTATTCATTTTTGGATAATCTGATACCTTTGCTAGAacg TTGGAATGCACCTGTGAGTATTGCGTTGCACACACCTGGCACCGACTATCAACCTACCGTTGACTCCATAAAGTACCTGCGTGATTGTCTGCCTGAAAGCCATTTGGTACGCGCTTTTACCACATTTCACCTCTACTTTAGCACGAAACACATACCTAAGCAAGTGATGAAACAGGCGGACGTGCTCAAGACGCCCTATAATTGCACGATACCACCCCCCTACTTCAATATTAGTTCCGGCCATTTATATAAGTCACAAAAGAAACTATTGTATCCGGTGAATGTGGGCAGAAATATAGCGCGCGATGCCGCCCTAACACACTTTATACTAGCCTCAGATATTGAGTTGTATCCAAATCCAGGTctagtgaaaaaatttctcgAAATGATTGCGCGCAACGAAGCATATCTGCACCGTAAAGCGCCAAG AGTTTTCCCGCTGCCCATTTTCGAGGTGGAAGCAAATGTATCTGTGCCACATGACAAAACCGAATTGCAAGAGTACTTGCGCACCGGCAAAGCGATACCCTTCCATAAGCGCGTCTGCGCCAGCTGTCATGGCGTACCACAGTCCAAAGAGTGGATGGCCGCCAATGAGACGGAGGAACTGAGTGTCTTCCACATAGGCAAACGTACTGGATACTTTAGGCATTGGGAGCCGATTTACATTGGAACGAATGCGGATCCGCACTATGACGAACGGCTGAGTTGGGAGGGAAAAAGTGATAAGATGACGCAG ggTTATGCGCTCTGTGTATTAGACTACGAGTTCCATATTTTGGACAATGCCTTCCTCGTGCACAAACCAGGCATCAAAGTAATACAAAAAGATAAACGACGTGCCATGTTGGCGGGTAAAACGAATCAACTAATAACCAAAATCATTTATCCGGAATTGAAGATAATGTATGGCGTGCGACAGGGTTGCAATGTATAG